A DNA window from Niabella yanshanensis contains the following coding sequences:
- a CDS encoding ABC transporter permease, producing MFRSYMKIAWRNILSSIGYSILNVTGLSIGMCVTLLIGLWVHQQYSFDRFLPEYQSVYRVQRNFNSNGDTLTFPTTSLKLADALRTQIPEVQYVAESDWTRNHVLLVGTKKLYVNGATAGADIFKILQHPFIKGNADAAFKNAYSIVLTQSLAKSLFGNEDAAINKTIRFDNAHDLTVTGIIKNVPSNATFTFDYIVPSSFVYATNPQIKIDGLSSFSNNNLQIFVKLKPGVSYEQVAPKIRNIEHAEKGNINALNSYVILQRMDRWHLYSNYINGKDTAGFLSYVKMFSIIGLLVLIIACINFVNLTTARSDKRAKEVGVRKAVGSQKKHLVIQFLTESFLLTTTAFVFAFLFTLLLLPVFNTFTQSHISVPAGSFYFWLAVTGCLFLITLLAGSRPAFHLSSFNPVKVLKGFSPTGQSSFPRKLLVIIQFSCSVALIISTLIIYKQIQYAKNRPSGYSLNRLMSTNINDDLQKNFTALKNELLSKGIASSVSTATSPATDVWWHSDIDYWPGKNAGETIEMGTILVSEDYFKTVGMNMHEGREFSNAYDSTSVIFNETAIQRLRLKNPVGQKITWQEKNYTIAGIVKDALMVSPFKKADPTMFFCVAGPQGNLLYRLSANKETQHSIVQLTAIFNKYAPAYPYEYAFSDQQYATKFNLEQLIGKLAALFASLSVFISCLGLFGLAAYVAEQRRKEIGIRKVLGASVRQVWILLSKYFLLLVLISCLIATPVSFYFLHKWLLNYDYRISIGASVFVLSALLSLLITFVTVSFQSIKAAIANPVKSLRTE from the coding sequence ATGTTCCGCAGTTATATGAAAATAGCCTGGAGAAATATACTTAGCTCTATAGGATATAGTATATTGAATGTAACAGGGCTTTCTATAGGAATGTGTGTAACACTATTAATCGGTTTGTGGGTACACCAGCAATACTCTTTTGACAGGTTCCTGCCGGAATATCAATCTGTTTATCGCGTGCAAAGAAACTTTAATAGCAATGGCGATACGCTTACTTTTCCTACCACATCGCTAAAGCTAGCCGATGCCTTACGTACCCAAATTCCGGAAGTACAATACGTAGCTGAAAGCGATTGGACACGGAATCATGTGTTACTTGTTGGCACAAAAAAGTTGTATGTGAACGGCGCCACTGCGGGTGCAGATATTTTTAAAATCCTGCAACATCCGTTTATCAAAGGAAATGCTGATGCTGCCTTTAAAAATGCTTATTCAATAGTATTGACTCAATCACTGGCAAAATCACTTTTTGGCAATGAAGATGCAGCGATAAATAAAACCATCCGTTTCGATAATGCACACGATCTTACAGTAACAGGTATTATTAAAAATGTGCCGTCAAATGCCACGTTTACTTTTGATTATATAGTCCCGAGCTCTTTCGTATATGCTACTAACCCACAAATAAAGATAGATGGCCTGAGTAGTTTCAGCAATAATAATCTCCAAATATTTGTGAAGTTAAAGCCGGGTGTTTCTTATGAACAGGTTGCACCCAAAATCAGGAATATAGAGCATGCTGAAAAAGGCAATATCAATGCGTTGAATTCTTATGTAATTCTGCAACGGATGGATCGATGGCACCTGTACTCAAATTATATTAACGGTAAAGACACCGCAGGTTTTTTGAGCTATGTGAAAATGTTTTCGATTATAGGTTTGCTGGTTTTAATCATAGCCTGCATCAATTTCGTTAATCTGACAACAGCACGTTCCGATAAAAGAGCGAAAGAAGTGGGCGTAAGAAAAGCGGTCGGCTCTCAAAAAAAGCATCTTGTTATTCAATTTCTGACGGAGTCGTTTCTGCTGACAACAACCGCCTTTGTTTTTGCTTTTCTTTTTACATTGTTATTATTACCCGTATTCAACACCTTTACCCAAAGCCATATCAGTGTACCGGCCGGCAGTTTTTATTTCTGGCTGGCTGTTACAGGATGCCTGTTTTTAATCACTTTGCTTGCGGGTAGCAGGCCTGCATTTCATCTTTCATCATTTAATCCTGTCAAGGTATTAAAAGGCTTTTCCCCAACAGGCCAATCTTCTTTTCCAAGAAAACTGCTGGTTATTATACAGTTCAGTTGCTCTGTTGCGCTGATCATTAGCACCCTTATCATTTATAAACAAATTCAATACGCAAAAAACAGACCGAGTGGTTATAGTTTAAACAGGCTGATGTCAACTAACATAAACGATGATCTGCAAAAAAATTTCACTGCTTTAAAGAACGAGCTACTATCAAAGGGAATTGCTTCATCGGTTTCAACCGCAACCAGCCCGGCAACTGATGTTTGGTGGCATTCTGACATTGACTACTGGCCTGGTAAAAACGCAGGTGAAACGATTGAGATGGGCACTATACTGGTGTCTGAAGATTATTTTAAAACAGTTGGAATGAATATGCATGAAGGGAGGGAATTTTCAAATGCTTACGATAGTACAAGCGTAATATTTAATGAAACGGCGATTCAACGGCTACGATTAAAAAATCCTGTGGGACAAAAGATAACCTGGCAGGAAAAAAATTATACCATCGCCGGCATTGTAAAAGATGCCTTAATGGTATCTCCGTTTAAGAAAGCAGATCCCACGATGTTTTTTTGCGTAGCAGGGCCCCAGGGAAATTTGTTATACCGGTTATCTGCTAACAAAGAAACGCAGCATTCCATTGTACAGCTAACTGCAATTTTTAATAAATACGCCCCGGCTTACCCCTATGAGTATGCTTTTTCCGACCAGCAATATGCAACCAAGTTTAACCTCGAACAATTAATAGGAAAGTTAGCCGCCCTATTCGCCTCGCTCTCTGTTTTCATTTCCTGCCTTGGTTTGTTTGGCTTAGCTGCTTATGTTGCAGAGCAGCGAAGAAAGGAAATAGGCATCAGAAAAGTTCTCGGAGCATCTGTACGCCAGGTATGGATATTATTATCGAAATACTTTTTGCTACTGGTGCTGATCAGCTGTTTAATTGCTACTCCGGTTTCCTTTTATTTTTTACATAAATGGCTACTGAATTATGATTATCGCATTAGTATCGGAGCCAGCGTTTTTGTATTAAGTGCGCTATTGTCTTTATTAATAACCTTTGTAACAGTTTCATTTCAATCCATCAAAGCCGCCATAGCTAATCCTGTTAAGAGCTTGAGAACTGAATGA
- a CDS encoding ABC transporter permease has protein sequence MFKNYIKTAFRSLSRNSNYTIINIAGLAVGIGVCMIIFIVISYHTSFDHFHTKKDRIYRVLTEYHHTGDANISYGKDVPFPLPEALKKKFSQIEEMAPIFASHDDQLLVPAAGDKERRIFKEPTGVFFTNASFFKIFDFPLLAGSYETLRDPNNVLLTKEIAEKYFGNWKAALGQTIELETGGYLFEHGKDKLKVSGILADIPANTDFQMKIVVSYGTGFTGSLIAKNTNWEDRTNTGFGCFIMLQPGVSTNHFNGQLLAYTTKVQSPENKDNYRIQPLEAVHYDAQAGNYSNKTISPEMLNVLWLIAGFILLIACVNFINLSTAQAVTRAKEVGVRKVMGGNSAQLRTQFIVEAFLIVSIAVVLAIITVALALPYLNRFLPISVSSGVLSNKTILLFPVAITFIVTALAGFYPSIVLSRFNPIHALKSKLITNTTKGISLRRGLVVLQFVIAQALIIGTLVIAKQMNYFMARPLGFDKDAIINVPFRVDSLRISRLNYLRDQLLQVKGVTAVSFSSATPVEEANNTWSTFKFDNAIKETGFKIITKFADTGYIPTYKLHLVAGRNLQPSNLTREFLVNELLVKKLGFKNPEDILGKEISIWNGVIKCPVVGVLQDFNNRSFRYETAPELIATNVTMYSVAGIKLETGNIAATLAPVKAIWEQTFPGFVYEYKFLDDKIGGFYKQEMQLSQFYKIFSALAIFLGCLGLYGLASFMTAQRRKEVGIRKVLGASAGSIIYLFSKEFILLVIAAFAIAAPLAWYYMHHWLQDYAYRVEISWWLFLLGGAAVTFIAMGTLGFQAIKAARANPVKSLRTE, from the coding sequence ATGTTTAAAAATTATATTAAAACTGCATTCAGAAGTTTAAGCCGGAACAGCAACTATACTATAATCAATATAGCAGGACTCGCAGTTGGCATCGGGGTTTGCATGATCATTTTTATTGTGATATCCTATCACACCAGCTTTGATCATTTTCATACAAAAAAAGACCGCATTTATCGCGTGTTAACGGAATACCATCACACAGGTGATGCAAATATCAGCTATGGAAAAGATGTTCCTTTCCCCTTGCCTGAGGCTTTAAAAAAGAAGTTTTCTCAAATAGAAGAAATGGCACCCATTTTCGCAAGCCACGATGACCAGCTATTGGTACCGGCGGCCGGTGATAAGGAGCGACGCATATTTAAAGAACCTACAGGTGTATTCTTTACCAATGCTTCATTCTTTAAAATTTTCGATTTTCCATTACTTGCCGGATCGTATGAAACACTAAGAGATCCTAATAATGTTTTGCTGACAAAGGAAATAGCCGAAAAATATTTTGGCAATTGGAAAGCAGCTCTTGGCCAGACTATCGAACTTGAAACAGGCGGCTACCTGTTCGAACACGGCAAGGACAAGCTAAAAGTTTCAGGCATCCTGGCAGACATACCGGCCAATACCGACTTCCAGATGAAAATTGTGGTGTCGTATGGGACAGGATTTACCGGGAGCCTGATCGCTAAAAACACCAATTGGGAAGACCGTACCAATACAGGGTTTGGTTGTTTTATTATGTTGCAGCCCGGGGTTTCAACCAACCACTTCAACGGGCAACTACTTGCTTATACAACAAAGGTTCAATCGCCGGAAAACAAAGACAATTACCGCATCCAGCCATTGGAAGCTGTTCATTACGATGCACAGGCGGGTAATTACAGCAATAAGACCATCAGCCCTGAAATGCTGAATGTTTTATGGTTGATTGCTGGATTTATTTTGTTGATAGCCTGTGTAAATTTTATCAACCTTTCTACGGCACAAGCAGTTACCCGTGCAAAAGAAGTGGGTGTAAGAAAGGTTATGGGAGGGAACAGCGCGCAATTACGAACCCAGTTTATAGTGGAAGCCTTTTTAATCGTCAGCATCGCGGTGGTACTTGCAATAATAACCGTGGCCCTCGCCCTGCCCTATCTAAACCGGTTCCTCCCGATTTCAGTTTCGTCTGGTGTTTTATCCAATAAGACTATTCTCCTGTTTCCTGTTGCTATAACCTTTATTGTAACTGCGCTTGCAGGGTTTTATCCATCTATTGTTCTATCCCGCTTCAATCCCATTCATGCTTTAAAAAGTAAACTAATCACTAACACAACAAAAGGCATTTCATTAAGAAGAGGCCTGGTTGTATTACAGTTTGTTATTGCCCAGGCATTGATCATAGGCACGTTGGTGATTGCAAAGCAAATGAATTACTTTATGGCCCGTCCCCTTGGGTTTGATAAAGATGCCATCATCAATGTACCCTTCAGGGTGGATAGTCTCCGGATCAGCCGGCTGAATTATTTAAGGGATCAATTATTACAGGTAAAAGGTGTGACAGCAGTAAGCTTTAGTTCTGCTACGCCTGTTGAAGAAGCCAATAATACCTGGAGCACTTTTAAATTTGATAACGCTATTAAGGAAACGGGCTTTAAAATAATTACCAAATTTGCCGACACCGGGTATATACCCACTTATAAGCTACACCTGGTTGCCGGAAGAAACCTACAGCCTTCAAATTTGACCAGGGAGTTCCTGGTCAACGAATTGCTGGTGAAAAAACTGGGATTTAAAAACCCTGAAGATATATTAGGAAAAGAAATAAGCATTTGGAACGGTGTGATCAAATGCCCGGTTGTGGGCGTGTTACAAGACTTTAACAACCGCTCTTTTCGTTATGAAACAGCCCCCGAACTTATTGCCACAAACGTTACCATGTACAGCGTTGCCGGCATTAAACTGGAAACTGGAAACATAGCAGCTACATTAGCCCCGGTGAAAGCAATATGGGAGCAAACATTTCCCGGCTTTGTTTATGAATACAAATTTTTAGACGATAAGATCGGGGGTTTTTATAAACAGGAAATGCAGTTGAGTCAGTTTTATAAAATATTTTCCGCGCTTGCTATTTTTCTCGGCTGCTTAGGCCTGTACGGTTTGGCCTCTTTTATGACCGCTCAAAGAAGAAAGGAAGTAGGTATCCGCAAAGTTCTCGGGGCCTCGGCAGGCAGTATTATTTATTTGTTTTCGAAAGAATTTATCTTATTAGTGATAGCTGCATTTGCTATTGCGGCACCGCTTGCCTGGTACTATATGCATCACTGGCTACAGGATTACGCTTACAGGGTAGAAATAAGCTGGTGGTTATTTCTTTTGGGCGGAGCCGCTGTTACTTTTATTGCAATGGGCACGCTTGGCTTTCAGGCAATAAAAGCGGCGAGAGCCAACCCTGTAAAAAGTTTAAGAACAGAATAA
- a CDS encoding ABC transporter permease: MFKNYIKIAWRNIAKRKANTAISTLGLAVAFTCCTFLFLTTAYEFSFDRFHDNKDQIFKVYNNYSSPVNNEGITRSAAMSIPVTPMLKNEVPGIEKVTRILNGENGAMYQNKEQSLQVNYVDDDFFGIFSFPVIAGNRHTPLGSVGNVVLSEYAAKKLLGNENPIDKIIKVKIGGGWKDLSISAIVKDFPQNSSITFDVLVRSELNPAYPADKNNWNHQDHSVYIKIKPRVTREVVENEIKPLVKKYRAADIDEMKKLGVKPDKNGDVYTLKLLPLSEIHFDTQIGTGPVMAKSYLYTLVLVGLFILLIAAFNFINLNIAQAFTRIKEVGVRKSIGAGTRQIFLQVWGESFLVCLLAVIIGITALAILIKPFNQLLGQNISLRHLYQPATLLYIILMVFLVSLFAGGYPALLVSKLNTVQILKGTVSVKRPGILRNLLIVVQFSLAVLLMVCGLTVFRQFEFMRSMPLGYNQAAVITVPIEHPENGKHIVDELRRRLSSQTAVISVTGSDINFGLGKDGSTSTSSIGFKLHDNLVRTNLLTVDYDFLKTMGIKLKAGRDFDKSFGSDTLRNVIINESMANKLGMKDPVGFSYITDSSEPRSVVIGVVPDFHLYSPHKKTAPLSIYMAGNNDFLSYALINVNTPNPSQIMDLIKKEFKQLEPNNDFNGSFITENVDRWFKKEKRFSRVLAIATGLAIFLSCLGLFAMTALLVNQRVKEIGVRKVLGASVQNLTALLSKDFLFLIVTGVIIAIPLALMFLQSWLSDFPYRVTIGWQAFALSGAAALVVAIATISLHTIKAALANPVKSLRTE, translated from the coding sequence ATGTTTAAAAACTATATAAAAATAGCCTGGCGTAATATAGCAAAACGTAAGGCAAACACCGCAATAAGCACACTTGGCCTGGCCGTAGCTTTTACCTGCTGTACTTTCTTGTTTTTGACTACCGCTTATGAATTTTCATTTGACCGGTTTCATGACAATAAAGATCAAATATTCAAAGTATACAATAACTACAGTAGTCCCGTTAACAACGAAGGAATTACCCGTAGCGCCGCCATGAGTATACCCGTTACGCCCATGCTTAAAAATGAAGTGCCGGGCATTGAAAAAGTAACACGCATTTTAAATGGGGAAAACGGCGCCATGTATCAAAATAAAGAACAAAGCCTGCAGGTAAATTATGTAGATGATGATTTCTTCGGCATTTTTTCATTTCCGGTAATTGCAGGCAACCGCCATACGCCTCTGGGCAGTGTAGGCAATGTTGTATTAAGTGAGTATGCCGCAAAAAAATTGTTGGGCAATGAAAATCCTATTGATAAAATTATAAAAGTTAAAATCGGGGGAGGCTGGAAAGATCTTTCCATATCTGCTATTGTAAAAGACTTTCCTCAAAACTCATCCATTACATTCGACGTATTAGTCCGTTCAGAGCTAAATCCTGCCTATCCGGCAGATAAAAATAACTGGAACCATCAGGATCATAGTGTGTATATTAAAATCAAACCCCGCGTAACGAGGGAGGTGGTAGAAAATGAAATCAAACCACTTGTTAAAAAGTATAGAGCTGCAGATATTGATGAAATGAAGAAATTGGGCGTAAAGCCTGATAAAAACGGTGATGTTTATACTCTAAAACTTTTGCCACTTTCCGAAATACATTTCGACACCCAAATAGGAACAGGACCTGTAATGGCAAAAAGCTATTTGTATACATTAGTTCTTGTCGGCCTGTTTATACTACTAATAGCCGCGTTCAACTTCATTAATTTAAATATAGCCCAGGCCTTCACCCGCATTAAAGAGGTAGGCGTACGTAAGAGCATCGGAGCAGGCACCCGCCAAATTTTTTTGCAGGTTTGGGGTGAAAGCTTTCTTGTTTGCCTCCTGGCGGTTATTATCGGCATAACCGCATTGGCGATCTTAATCAAACCGTTCAACCAACTGCTGGGACAAAACATATCACTGCGCCATTTATATCAGCCCGCCACGCTGCTATATATTATTCTGATGGTATTCCTGGTCTCGCTTTTTGCAGGAGGATACCCGGCACTGCTTGTATCAAAGCTAAACACGGTACAAATTTTAAAAGGAACGGTTTCAGTGAAGCGTCCCGGCATACTAAGAAACCTATTAATTGTTGTTCAATTTTCTTTGGCCGTTTTGTTAATGGTATGCGGGCTTACCGTGTTCCGGCAATTTGAATTTATGCGTTCTATGCCTTTAGGATATAACCAGGCAGCTGTAATCACCGTTCCGATTGAACATCCCGAAAATGGTAAACATATTGTTGACGAACTGCGTCGAAGACTATCATCGCAGACGGCGGTTATTAGTGTCACAGGAAGCGATATTAATTTTGGTTTAGGTAAAGACGGAAGCACTTCAACATCTTCTATTGGTTTTAAACTTCATGATAACCTGGTTCGTACTAACCTGCTTACCGTAGATTATGATTTTTTAAAAACAATGGGAATAAAATTAAAAGCAGGGCGGGATTTTGATAAAAGTTTTGGCAGTGATACCTTAAGAAACGTAATTATAAACGAAAGCATGGCCAATAAGCTGGGGATGAAAGATCCAGTCGGGTTTTCTTATATAACCGATAGTTCAGAGCCTCGCTCCGTAGTTATTGGAGTGGTTCCCGATTTTCACTTATACTCTCCCCATAAAAAAACCGCTCCCCTTTCAATATACATGGCCGGCAATAATGACTTCCTCAGTTATGCCTTAATAAATGTGAATACTCCAAATCCATCCCAAATAATGGATCTGATAAAAAAAGAATTTAAACAGCTTGAGCCCAATAATGATTTTAATGGAAGTTTTATTACCGAAAATGTAGACAGGTGGTTTAAAAAGGAAAAACGCTTCTCCAGGGTTCTCGCCATTGCTACGGGTCTGGCTATTTTTCTTTCCTGCCTCGGTTTGTTTGCTATGACCGCCTTATTGGTCAATCAACGGGTTAAAGAAATAGGGGTTCGAAAAGTGTTAGGCGCTTCCGTGCAAAACCTAACTGCCTTACTATCCAAAGACTTTTTGTTTTTAATAGTAACAGGAGTGATAATAGCGATCCCCCTTGCGCTTATGTTCCTGCAAAGCTGGCTGTCTGATTTTCCATATCGTGTAACTATTGGATGGCAGGCTTTTGCTTTAAGTGGAGCAGCAGCATTAGTTGTTGCGATAGCTACCATTAGTTTACATACCATAAAAGCAGCCCTTGCCAACCCTGTAAAAAGCCTCAGAACGGAATAG
- a CDS encoding ABC transporter permease: MFRNYIKIAWRNIVKSRFYTAITVIGLATGIAFTLIIAAYVWGELQVNRNLKNIAQQYVIQSRWKNPGEGFEIATLGPLAKTLKEDYPSLVKNYYRFDGITSNIYKKDKSFRESIQIGDSTLLNMYGFRLIAGDASTALTQPFTIVITEPAAQKYFGKTNIVGQTLTLENFSGAKHDFQITGVLNRYAKNSVTQLSEDYPSDFFISNDNLDFFNREMSWQNPSIANYIELQHGVSAKDLEQPIAQIMKRDAPTKFQEDLTPYLVPLKTYYLDQNNGVVRKMIYALSAVALFILGMAVINFINMSVSRSSARMKEIGIRKVLGGIKKQLVIQFLTESVIIVLLATVAAFTVYLLTKSFFSNLLGKNIPSLSDFPVYYILYPILFIFFVGMGAGLYPAFVLASLKSVESLKGKSGSVKDNVLLRKGLVVFQFITATVAFVGAIVISKQVNFFLSKKLGYNKDYIISAQVPRDWSQAGVDKMIATRNQFKMLPGIKDVSLSYEVPDGNNAGQAYIYRQGTDTAKALPMQFLSSDEQFINLYQISLTGGTGFLGNRLDSGKIIMNETAIRSLGFNTSEDALGQQVRFLGDPTIFEITGITNDFHFGSMQQKVQPVIIANVQFSQIYRYLSFKLAPGNLSSDIDVLQKKWSTLLGKAPFEYKFMDDTLANLYKSEIQLKKAAYVATILALIIVLLGVIGLISLSIRHRTKEIGIRKVLGSSVTGILILFIRDFLVIVLIGGLIACPVAYLIMSNWLEDYAYRITLTSTPFIISVTCLAFVTIAIIGLQSIKTALTNPVKSLRTE; encoded by the coding sequence ATGTTCAGGAACTATATAAAAATAGCGTGGAGGAATATTGTAAAGAGCAGGTTTTACACCGCTATTACTGTTATAGGCCTGGCTACCGGTATTGCATTTACATTGATTATTGCGGCCTATGTATGGGGAGAGCTACAGGTAAACCGAAATTTAAAAAATATAGCGCAACAATATGTTATCCAAAGCAGATGGAAAAACCCAGGCGAAGGGTTCGAAATTGCAACGCTTGGACCACTGGCAAAAACCCTGAAAGAAGATTATCCCAGTCTTGTAAAAAACTATTACCGGTTTGATGGTATTACATCAAACATTTATAAGAAGGATAAAAGCTTCAGGGAGAGTATCCAGATTGGCGACAGCACTTTATTGAATATGTATGGCTTCAGGCTCATAGCTGGCGATGCATCGACAGCTCTTACGCAACCTTTTACTATTGTTATAACAGAGCCGGCTGCTCAAAAATATTTTGGCAAAACAAATATTGTCGGTCAGACACTAACCCTGGAAAACTTCTCCGGCGCCAAACATGATTTCCAGATTACCGGTGTGCTCAACAGGTATGCTAAAAACTCCGTGACACAACTCTCAGAAGATTATCCAAGTGATTTTTTTATATCCAACGATAACCTTGATTTTTTTAACAGGGAGATGAGCTGGCAAAACCCTTCAATTGCTAATTATATTGAGCTGCAGCATGGCGTGTCTGCAAAAGATCTTGAACAGCCCATTGCTCAAATTATGAAAAGGGATGCACCGACTAAATTCCAGGAAGATCTTACCCCCTATCTTGTACCTCTGAAAACTTATTACCTCGATCAAAATAATGGAGTTGTAAGAAAAATGATATATGCCCTGTCAGCAGTAGCATTATTTATACTAGGGATGGCTGTTATCAACTTCATTAATATGTCGGTAAGCCGCTCTTCGGCAAGAATGAAGGAAATTGGCATCAGGAAAGTGCTGGGCGGCATAAAAAAACAACTGGTCATCCAGTTTCTTACCGAATCAGTCATCATTGTATTGCTGGCTACAGTAGCGGCTTTTACAGTATACCTGCTCACAAAAAGCTTCTTTAGCAACCTGCTTGGCAAAAACATCCCTTCCCTTAGCGACTTCCCGGTTTATTATATTCTATACCCCATACTATTCATTTTTTTTGTAGGCATGGGAGCCGGTCTTTACCCCGCTTTTGTACTCGCATCCTTAAAATCGGTTGAATCACTAAAAGGAAAATCAGGCTCGGTAAAAGACAATGTGTTATTACGTAAAGGCCTTGTGGTTTTTCAGTTTATTACAGCAACGGTTGCTTTTGTCGGAGCTATTGTCATTTCCAAACAGGTTAACTTCTTCCTGAGCAAAAAGCTGGGGTATAACAAAGATTATATTATATCTGCTCAGGTGCCAAGAGACTGGTCGCAGGCAGGGGTGGATAAAATGATAGCAACAAGAAACCAGTTTAAAATGCTGCCGGGGATCAAAGATGTATCCTTGTCTTATGAGGTTCCGGACGGAAATAATGCCGGGCAAGCGTATATCTACCGGCAGGGCACAGATACTGCCAAAGCCTTACCCATGCAATTCCTTAGCTCCGATGAGCAGTTTATTAACCTGTACCAGATTTCCTTAACAGGCGGAACCGGTTTCCTGGGCAACAGACTTGACTCGGGTAAAATTATTATGAATGAAACAGCTATTCGGTCTCTGGGATTTAATACTTCGGAAGATGCCTTGGGCCAACAGGTAAGATTTTTAGGCGATCCCACCATTTTTGAAATTACCGGCATTACCAATGACTTTCATTTTGGCTCAATGCAACAAAAAGTGCAACCTGTTATTATAGCCAACGTGCAGTTTTCGCAAATATACCGGTACCTGTCGTTTAAACTGGCTCCCGGGAACCTGTCTTCTGATATTGATGTATTACAAAAAAAGTGGTCGACATTACTGGGTAAAGCTCCCTTTGAGTATAAATTCATGGACGACACCTTAGCCAATTTATATAAATCGGAAATACAATTAAAGAAGGCGGCGTATGTAGCTACAATATTGGCATTGATTATTGTGCTACTTGGAGTCATAGGGCTGATATCACTAAGCATCAGGCATCGCACAAAAGAAATCGGGATAAGGAAAGTGCTGGGCTCGTCGGTTACAGGCATTCTGATTCTCTTTATCAGGGATTTCCTGGTGATCGTATTGATTGGCGGACTGATCGCCTGCCCCGTAGCTTATCTTATCATGAGCAATTGGCTAGAGGATTACGCGTACCGGATAACCCTCACATCAACACCCTTTATCATTTCCGTAACATGCCTGGCATTTGTCACCATCGCAATAATCGGCTTACAAAGCATAAAAACAGCGTTAACAAACCCCGTAAAAAGCTTAAGAACGGAGTAA